In the genome of Quercus robur chromosome 3, dhQueRobu3.1, whole genome shotgun sequence, one region contains:
- the LOC126716578 gene encoding pentatricopeptide repeat-containing protein At5g04780, mitochondrial-like: protein MKLLFALKSHKSDTLTTSQFHSTSTLLIKLLHQTSSPHTPTHFNNLLNTTLHTKNLKHVIQIHAQLITNNYTCLPFLFNNLLNLYAKCGHINQSLHLFSNTHHGFKNIFTWTSLITQLSHFNKPFKALTFFNNMRSTGIYPNHFTFSAILPACAHTMIVTHGEQMHCLIWKHGFKTDVFVGTALVDMYAKCDDLSSADRVFDEMPERSLISWNSMIVGFLQNKFYDRAVGVFRVLLRESSDSPDQVSCSSVLSACANMGGLEFGRQVHGVAVKYGLVTLAYVKNSLMDMYCKCGLLSDAVELFQTIGDSDVVTWNVMIVGCVCNDNFEEACNYFWVMRRKCISPDEASYSSVLHASASLAALDQGTLIHDQIIKTGFIKNECIASSLVTMYAKCGCLGDASRVFEEIEDRNVVCWTAMIAACQQHGCANQVIELFEEMLGEGVKPDYITFVSVLSACSYAGRVKDGFGYFDSMTKVHGMNPGPEHYACMADLLGRAGRLDEAKRFIESMPIKPDSSVWGALLGACRNYGNVKMGREVAEILFELEPENPGNYVLLSNMYARNGMLKEADEVRRMMRINGVRKEPGCSWIDVKNTTFVFTVHDRSHPRTDEIYGMLKKLEELVKKKGYEPETQFAINSEEGYKEHNLWHHSEKLALAFGLLALPVGAPIRIKKNLRTCGDCHAVMKLASEIFEREIIVRDINRFHQFANGLCSCGDYW from the coding sequence ATGAAACTTCTCTTCGCTCTAAAATCTCACAAAAGTGACACGTTAACAACATCTCAGTTTCACTCCACTTCAACTCTTCTTATCAAACTCCTTCACCAAACATCATCACCTCATACTCCCACACATTTCAACAATCTCCTCAACACTACTCTCCATACCAAAAACCTCAAACATGTTATCCAAATTCACGCCCAACTCATCACAAACAACTACACTTGTCTCCCTTTCCTCTTCAACAACCTACTCAACTTGTATGCTAAATGTGGCCATATCAACCAAAGTTTACACCTTTTCTCAAATACCCATCATGGGTTTAAGAATATTTTCACTTGGACCTCGCTTATTACCCAATTATCACACTTTAACAAACCCTTTAAAGCCTTgacattttttaacaatatgAGAAGCACTGGTATTTATCCAAACCACTTTACTTTCTCTGCTATTTTACCTGCTTGTGCACATACTATGATAGTTACTCATGGTGAACAAATGCATTGTTTGATTTGGAAACATGGGTTCAAAACAGATGTGTTTGTTGGTACTGCATTGGTTGATATGTATGCTAAGTGTGATGATCTGAGCTCTGCAGACAgagtgtttgatgaaatgcctgAGAGAAGCCTTATTTCTTGGAATTCAATGATTGTGGGGTTCTTGCAGAATAAGTTTTATGATCGGGCAGTTGGGGTTTTCAGGGTGCTTCTTAGGGAGAGTTCAGATAGTCCTGATCAAGTGAGTTGTTCGAGTGTGTTGAGTGCTTGTGCCAATATGGGTGGTTTGGAATTTGGGAGACAAGTTCATGGAGTTGCTGTAAAGTATGGTTTGGTAACATTAGCTTATGTTAAGAACTCATTAATGGACATGTACTGTAAATGTGGGTTGCTTAGTGATGCTGTCGAGTTGTTTCAGACCATAGGAGATAGTGATGTTGTTACTTGGAATGTTATGATAGTGGGGTGCGTCTGTAATGACAACTTTGAAGAAGCTTGCAATTATTTTTGGGTTATGAGGAGGAAATGTATTTCACCTGATGAAGCATCGTACTCTTCTGTTCTTCATGCTTCTGCAAGTCTTGCGGCACTTGATCAAGGCACTTTGATTCATGATCAGATTATAAAAACAGGTTTTATTAAGAATGAGTGTATTGCAAGTTCATTGGTTACAATGTATGCAAAATGTGGGTGCTTGGGAGATGCTAGTCGTGTGTTCGAAGAGATTGAAGATCGTAATGTGGTTTGTTGGACGGCTATGATTGCAGCTTGCCAACAACATGGCTGTGCGAACCAAGTGATTGAATTGTTTGAGGAAATGCTTGGGGAAGGGGTTAAACCTGATTACATTACATTTGTGTCTGTTCTATCAGCTTGTAGCTATGCTGGGCGTGTTAAAGATGGGTTTGGGTACTTTGATTCCATGACTAAGGTGCATGGCATGAATCCTGGGCCTGAACACTATGCTTGCATGGCTGACTTGCTTGGTCGTGCCGGTCGATTGGATGAAGCTAAGAGGTTTATTGAGTCAATGCCAATCAAACCAGACTCATCAGTTTGGGGAGCTTTGCTTGGGGCTTGTAGGAATTATGGCAATGTTAAAATGGGAAGAGAGGTTGCAGAGATTCTTTTTGAGTTGGAACCAGAAAATCCAGGGAATTACGTGCTGCTATCTAATATGTATGCACGTAATGGGATGTTGAAGGAAGCAGATGAGGTTAGAAGGATGATGAGGATCAATGGGGTAAGAAAGGAACCTGGATGTAGCTGGATTGATGTTAAGAACACTACCTTTGTGTTTACAGTGCATGACAGGTCACATCCTAGGACAGATGAGATATATGGGATGTTGAAGAAGTTGGAGGAGTTGGTGAAGAAGAAAGGTTATGAACCTGAGACACAGTTTGCAATTAACAGTGAAGAAGGGTACAAAGAGCATAACTTATGGCATCACAGTGAGAAACTAGCCCTTGCATTTGGGCTACTGGCCCTACCAGTTGGAGCTCCAATTAGGATAAAGAAGAATCTGAGGACTTGTGGAGATTGTCATGCAGTCATGAAGTTAGCATCAGagatatttgagagagagattattgTAAGAGATATCAATAGATTTCACCAGTTCGCTAATGGTTTGTGTTCCTGCGGTGATTACTGGTGA